In Candidatus Contubernalis alkalaceticus, the following proteins share a genomic window:
- a CDS encoding carboxymuconolactone decarboxylase family protein, with protein sequence MRMLEKYFPEFTEKLDEMDKLYEEKRLIDEKTYQFICFALSIKARSKPCVLKHFKGALDAGSTLTELSYIFALVMREAAGADDCWTHDVLVDWKEIVKGNLSCDCPK encoded by the coding sequence ATGAGAATGCTCGAAAAATATTTTCCTGAGTTTACAGAAAAGCTGGATGAAATGGATAAGTTGTATGAAGAAAAGAGGTTAATCGATGAAAAAACGTACCAATTTATATGTTTTGCCCTATCCATTAAGGCACGATCTAAACCTTGTGTATTAAAGCATTTTAAAGGTGCATTGGACGCTGGATCAACTTTAACAGAGTTAAGTTATATCTTTGCTCTGGTAATGAGGGAAGCAGCGGGTGCCGATGATTGTTGGACCCATGATGTTTTGGTTGATTGGAAAGAGATTGTAAAGGGTAATTTGAGCTGTGACTGTCCAAAATAA
- the argC gene encoding N-acetyl-gamma-glutamyl-phosphate reductase, whose translation MIKVGIIGATGYTGIELLRLLYSHTGAEVTHITSTSQQGLEISRVHPQFKKIYDLRLEELDIERMAEETDVIFSALPHGLALEIVPQLTRMGKKVIDLSSDFRLKNPKDYPLWYEFEHPCPEYLEKSVYGLPELYRDKIKDALLIANPGCYPTSILLGLKPLIQENLIDTNSIICDSKSGVSGGGRGAKLPFHFPECTENFKAYRVGNHQHTPEIEQELKGLTGDQGLVINFTPHLVPMVRGILSTIYTGLKKGVEKEDIQNAYEKAFDKEAFIRLVEEPGLPETKFVYGTNFCDIGFKVDERTGRVIVVTAIDNLVKGAAGQAVQNMNILFGWPEETGLLQPVVYP comes from the coding sequence ATGATAAAAGTTGGTATTATTGGAGCTACCGGGTACACCGGAATTGAACTGTTACGATTGCTGTATTCTCATACTGGGGCGGAAGTGACACATATCACCTCCACCTCTCAGCAGGGATTGGAAATTAGCCGGGTTCATCCTCAGTTTAAAAAAATTTACGATCTGAGGTTAGAGGAATTGGACATAGAACGGATGGCGGAGGAAACAGATGTAATTTTTAGTGCCCTGCCCCACGGGCTGGCTTTAGAAATAGTTCCACAGTTGACCAGAATGGGGAAAAAGGTAATCGACTTGAGCAGTGATTTTCGGCTGAAAAACCCAAAAGACTATCCTCTATGGTACGAATTTGAACATCCCTGCCCGGAGTATTTAGAAAAGAGCGTATACGGGCTTCCAGAGTTATACCGGGACAAAATCAAAGATGCACTGCTGATTGCCAATCCCGGCTGTTACCCCACCAGCATTTTGTTGGGTCTGAAGCCTTTGATTCAAGAGAACTTAATTGATACTAATTCTATCATATGTGACAGTAAATCTGGAGTATCCGGGGGAGGCAGAGGAGCTAAACTTCCTTTTCATTTTCCGGAGTGTACGGAAAACTTTAAAGCCTACCGGGTAGGAAATCATCAGCATACGCCGGAAATTGAGCAGGAACTCAAGGGTTTAACGGGAGACCAGGGTTTGGTTATAAACTTTACTCCTCACCTGGTGCCCATGGTCCGAGGGATTCTCTCTACTATATATACCGGTCTTAAAAAGGGAGTAGAGAAGGAAGATATACAAAATGCTTATGAAAAAGCTTTTGATAAGGAGGCTTTCATCCGCCTGGTGGAGGAGCCAGGTCTGCCGGAAACCAAATTTGTTTACGGTACAAATTTCTGTGATATAGGGTTTAAGGTGGATGAAAGAACCGGCAGGGTAATCGTGGTGACGGCCATTGATAACCTGGTAAAAGGAGCTGCGGGCCAGGCGGTACAGAATATGAACATTCTCTTCGGATGGCCTGAGGAGACCGGTCTGCTTCAGCCGGTGGTTTATCCGTA